Proteins from a genomic interval of Nitrospina gracilis Nb-211:
- a CDS encoding c-type cytochrome has protein sequence MKKFAGVGLGCWMVALSACAAAVEVEVPDFMTGRQEAQVTRVSSSGVCPQKRSTPRAPTAFYKRANPLEATVENLERGEMLYQQTAKPFACKTCHGEQGNGLGDPDFESTPPARNFTCAVTMQPLPDGQLFWIIRNGSPGTSMPAYPNLSETEIWQLILYIRSFSAT, from the coding sequence ATGAAAAAGTTTGCCGGGGTGGGGCTTGGATGCTGGATGGTTGCGTTGTCCGCCTGCGCCGCCGCCGTGGAGGTGGAAGTGCCGGACTTCATGACGGGCAGGCAGGAGGCTCAGGTCACGCGTGTTTCATCGTCGGGCGTCTGTCCGCAAAAACGCAGTACGCCGCGCGCGCCCACGGCATTTTACAAGCGCGCCAATCCGCTTGAGGCAACCGTTGAAAACCTGGAGCGGGGAGAGATGCTGTATCAGCAGACGGCGAAACCATTTGCCTGCAAAACCTGCCACGGCGAGCAGGGCAACGGTTTGGGCGATCCGGATTTCGAAAGCACGCCGCCGGCGCGCAACTTCACCTGCGCCGTCACCATGCAACCCCTTCCCGACGGGCAGTTGTTCTGGATCATCCGGAACGGCTCGCCGGGCACCTCCATGCCCGCGTATCCGAATCTCTCCGAGACCGAAATCTGGCAGTTGATCCTTTACATCCGGAGTTTTTCCGCGACTTGA